In Drosophila simulans strain w501 chromosome 3R, Prin_Dsim_3.1, whole genome shotgun sequence, a single window of DNA contains:
- the LOC6727156 gene encoding aldo-keto reductase family 1 member A1, with product MVNTKFLTFNNGENMPVIGIGTWQASDEEIETAIDAALEAGYRHIDTAPVYGNEKAIGRVLKRWLDAGKVKREELFIVTKVPPVSNRPHEVEPTIKKSLEDLQLDYVDLYLVHTPFTININEDGSFKVDKDGLMEVDVTTNHAAIWVAMEALVEKGLTKSIGVSNFSKDQVARLLKNCKIRPANNQIEHHVYLQQRDLVDFCKSENITVTAYSPLGSKGIAKFNAGAGIVRNLPDLMDIPEVKEIAASHGKTPAQVLLRWIIDTGVSAIPKSTNPARLKQNLDVFDFELTAEEVAKLSSLDQNIRICDFAFFHGVERHPEFTFKNQYTN from the exons ATGGTCAACACCAAGTTCTTAACGTTCAACAATGGAGAGAATATGCCCGTGATTGGCATCGGCACCTGGCAG GCATCTGATGAGGAAATCGAAACCGCCATCGACGCGGCTTTGGAAGCTGGGTATCGCCACATAGACACGGCGCCAGTCTACGGCAATGAGAAGGCCATCGGAAGAGTCCTCAAGCGTTGGCTGGACGCCGGCAAGGTCAAGCGGGAGGAGCTGTTCATTGTGACCAAGGTGCCACCCGTTT CCAACCGCCCCCACGAAGTTGAGCCAACCATCAAAAAGTCGCTGGAAGATCTGCAACTGGATTATGTGGACTTGTATTTGGTGCACACTCCCTTCACAATTAATATCAACGAGGACGGAAGTTTCAAG GTCGACAAGGATGGCCTGATGGAGGTTGACGTTACCACGAACCACGCAGCCATCTGGGTTGCTATGGAGGCCCTGGTGGAGAAGGGTCTCACCAAGTCCATTGGCGTATCCAACTTCAGCAAGGATCAGGTGGCCCGTCTGTTGAAGAACTGCAAGATCCGGCCGGCCAACAACCAGATCGAGCACCACGTTTACTTGCAGCAGAGAGATCTGGTCGACTTCTGCAAGTCCGAAAACATTACCGTAACCGCCTACTCCCCGCTGGGATCCAAGGGAATCGCCAAGTTTAATGCTGGAGCGGGCATCGTGAGGAATCTGCCGGACCTGATGGACATCCCTGAGGTGAAGGAGATTGCCGCCAGCCATGGCAAGACGCCAGCGCAGGTCCTGCTCCGCTGGATTATCGACACTGGTGTATCCGCCATTCCCAAGAGCACGAATCCCGCTCGCCTTAAGCAGAATCTGGACGTCTTCGATTTCGAACTGACGGCCGAGGAGGTGGCCAAGTTGTCCAGCCTGGACCAGAATATTCGAATCTGTGACTTTGCATTCTTCCATGG tGTGGAAAGGCATCCTGAGTTTACCTTCAAGAATCAGTACACGAACTAA
- the LOC6727157 gene encoding acylphosphatase-2, with amino-acid sequence MTSQETQTEGGRRRVTLPPSTPDKDTPSKKGSDEPNRISHTEFQKRVTSDRSDEAVFSCQFEVFGIVQGVSFRMYTLRRAQKLGVRGWCKNTNENTVKGEIQAHRHSFESMRLWLKHTGSPTSRIDKCIFSETTELAEFTFTNFTIVVD; translated from the exons ATGACCTCACAAGAAACGCAGACTGAGGGTGGACGTAGGAGGGTCACCCTTCCACCTTCGACACCAGATAAAGATACACCATCCAAAAAAGGCAGCGATGAGCCCAACAGAATTTCGCACACAGAGTTCCAAAAAAGAGTAACATCGGACAGAAGCGATGAGGCGGTCTTCAGCTGCCAATTCGAAGTGTTCGGGATTGTGCAAG GCGTTTCATTTCGAATG TACACCTTGCGAAGAGCTCAAAAGCTGGGAGTCCGGGGTTGGTGCAAAAACACCAACGAGAATACGGTGAAGGGCGAAATTCAAGCACACCGACATTCCTTTGAGTCCAT GCGCCTCTGGCTAAAGCACACCGGCAGCCCCACCAGTCGAATtgacaaatgcattttcagtGAGACTACAGAACTTGCAGAATTCACGTTCACCAACTTCACCATAGTGGTGGATTAG
- the LOC6727158 gene encoding uncharacterized protein LOC6727158, whose product MHTLYALLKNKLSDVHPLHNIDLTRDVAYLKAVVTKEMHLQFDASELEIIHHGRVLEDADTLNRMLQPNAVIHCFQKIKRYSPYVPPAATEINTKHIQELFSLTSHLQISVTSRFNILQKILAEYPEFRRNLGAQALIRDSVLFNMLHEPEVVQNLVKDYPLICEAAPFIVDTIRKELARNSSATQLQEQAASESTTSSEEENSLGAGSSSSGGSSSTAVAAAAAANRRDEMANIRQISRQQLANALANVTSFNSLSNIAQRNADEALQGDERPRTTSAPLAGVGGASGTGAGSSSGAVSSGSISSELFRNELARAFQSLSQDQPAPVENMEVESGGGPVPEQDGTAAADDVDDEDDGGDDSDVLPRRYRRHRFTEQLRTMAAMGFINHTQNVSYLELSDGNVEHAINLLMLSMN is encoded by the exons ATGCATACCTTGTACGCGCTTCTGAAGAACAAGCTGAGCGATGTGCATCCCCTACACAACATCGATCTGACGCGGGATGTGGCCTACTTGAAGGCGGTGGTGACCAAGGAGATGCACTTGCAATTCGACGCCAGCGAGTTGG AGATCATCCACCACGGTCGCGTGCTGGAGGACGCGGACACCCTCAACCGAATGCTGCAGCCCAACGCCGTGATCCACTGCTTTCAGAAGATTAAACGTTACTCGCCGTATGTGCCGCCAGCGGCCACAGAGATCAACACGAAGCATATCCAAGAGCTGTTTTCGTTGACCTCGCACCTGCAGATCAGCGTCACCTCGCGGTTCAACATTCTACAGAAGATACTCGCCGAGTATCCGGAATTTAGGCGAAATCTGGGAGCGCAGGCTCTTATTCGCGACTCCGTACTGTTCAACATGCTGCACGAGCCGGAGGTGGTCCAGAATCTCGTTAAGGATTATCCCCTCATCTGCGAGGCCGCTCCATTCATAGTGGACACTATTCGCAAGGAACTAGCCAGGAATAGCTCGGCCACGCAGT TGCAGGAGCAGGCTGCCTCGGAGTCCACGACTTCGTCAGAGGAGGAAAACTCTCTGGGtgcaggcagcagcagcagtggtggaagcagcagcacagcCGTGGCAGCTGCCGCAGCCGCCAATCGGCGTGATGAGATGGCAAACATTCGTCAGATTAGCCGCCAGCAACTGGCTAACGCGTTGGCTAACGTGACCTCGTTTAATTCACTGTCGAATATTGCGCAGAGAAACGCGGACGAGGCCCTGCAGGGTGATGAAAGACCAAGAACCACCTCGGCGCCACTAGCAGGCGTTGGAGGAGCATCGGGAACAGGCGCAGGAAGCAGCAGTGGAGCCGTCAGCAGCGGATCCATATCGTCAGAGTTGTTCCGCAACGAGCTGGCCCGCGCTTTTCAGTCCCTGTCGCAGGATCAACCGGCGCCGGTGGAGAACATGGAGGTGGAATCCGGAGGAGGACCAGTACCAGAGCAAGacggcacagcagcagccgatGATGTGGATGACGAGGACGATGGTGGAGACGACAGTGATGTGCTGCCACGCCGCTATCGTCGCCATCGGTTCACCGAACAACTGCGTACCATGGCCGCCATGGGCTTCATTAATCACACTCAGAACGTTAGTTATCTAGAACTTTCCGATGGGAATGTGGAACACGCTATTAATCTGCTTATGTTGAGCATGAATTAA
- the LOC6727159 gene encoding probable basic-leucine zipper transcription factor R produces the protein MEDVPVKIVERYKPPPAVYHLPQATLNRLSQFREGFYTDHPDYQYDCQLERAVLSQAQRWRHLRRQQREERASRQERRKEERQRALEAKQKEMLGAVDYPSADDLSSDEDEKGQKKHEPEKREEEQQQQPPPPITAESRDSSHEPKSISVCNFHNILQPTILSATPVVSPQTLHKRNSSLNYADFEYNMNSTPFDNIELKTINDLDILAQVLHQTQLEKRIDQQQQEQQQQQAQLQQGEHQQQQEPPHEDHSKEVQSGNEVPAPVELAVTTLAETKATLDSVNFHVHCDDNENTGEPSHIPATALYPMQMYSASAQQPLHKPEHFQVYHMQGYSHQPLYSPQQHPYQQFSNYQVNGFGTPNHLKAPPAPSSVLALSQSEDEVATKSRSVPDILRELKTELQQAEKRRTRLHSHNAEQQPTVDLAVDRNSFRELAGPAQKLAQRISTMGFPLERVAKVVNLCGIDDKKIIEHLIPLGELLDLGFDESKISAALLKFNNNKDKALDYLIN, from the exons ATGGAAGATGTCCCGGTCAAGATAGTCGAGCGCTACAAACCACCGCCTGCCGTGTACCACCTGCCGCAGGCGACCCTCAATCGGCTGTCGCAATTCCGAGAAGGTTTCTACACGGATCATCCGGATTACCAGTATGACTGTCAGCTGGAGCGGGCCGTGCTGAGTCAGGCGCAACGATGGCGCCACCTGCGTCGCCAGCAGCGCGAGGAGCGAGCCAGTCGCCAGGAGCGCCGCAAGGAGGAACGCCAAAGGGCGCTGGAGGCGAAGCAGAAGGAGATGCTTGGAGCAGTTGATTATCCAAGTGCGGACGACTTGTCATCGGATGAGGACGAGAAGGGGCAGAAGAAGCACGAGCCCGAGAAGAGGGAGGaggaacagcaacagcagccaccacCTCCAATCACCGCTGAGTCACGCGACTCTTCCCACGAACCAAAGTCAATAAGTGTGTGTAATTTTCACAATATCTTGCAGCCCACCATTCTGAGCGCCACTCCAGTGGTCAGTCCGCAGACGTTGCACAAGCGGAACAGCTCCCTAAACTACGCAGACTTTGAATACAATATGAACTCTACACCTTTCGACAATATCGAGCTGAAGACCATCAACGATCTGGACATACTAGCTCAGGTGTTGCACCAGACACAGCTGGAGAAGCGCATagatcaacagcagcaggagcagcagcagcagcaggcgcagctgcagcagggggaacaccagcagcagcaggagccgcCGCATGAGGATCATTCCAAGGAGGTGCAATCCGGCAATGAAGTGCCAGCTCCGGTGGAGCTAGCAGTGACTACGCTGGCGGAGACCAAAGCGACGCTCGACAGCGTCAATTTCCATGTTCACTGTGATGATAACGAGAACACGGGCGAGCCAAGCCACATTCCAGCCACGGCTCTATACCCAATGCAAATGTACAGCGCTTCCGCCCAGCAGCCGCTGCATAAACCGGAACACTTCCAG GTGTACCACATGCAGGGCTACAGTCACCAGCCCCTCTACTCTCCGCAGCAGCATCCTTACCAACAGTTTAGCAACTACCAAGTCAATGGATTCGGGACTCCCAACCATTTAAAGGCTCCTCCAGCGCCTTCCTCCGTGCTTGCGCTCAGCCAGTCGGAGGACGAGGTGGCCACTAAGTCAAGGAGTGTGCCTGACATCCTGCGGGAGCTGAAGACGGAGCTGCAGCAGGCGGAGAAGCGTCGTACCCGCCTGCACAGTCACAACgcggagcagcagccaacGGTGGATTTAGCGGTGGACAGAAACTCCTTTAGGGAGCTGGCTGGTCCGGCACAGAAGTTGGCCCAACGGATCAGTACTATGGGTTTCCCTCTGGAACGGGTGGCAAAGGTGGTTAATCTGTGCGGTATCGATGATAAAAAG ATTATCGAACACCTTATTCCACTGGGAGAACTTCTGGACCTCGGGTTTGATGAATCGAAAATCTCGGCGGCGCTCCTCAAgttcaataataataaggaCAAGGCGCTGGACTATCTAATCAACTAG
- the LOC6727160 gene encoding uncharacterized protein LOC6727160, protein MDDVDDLRISQQQLLEEISALLQTTTEPSAANALQLNQELQRRLMQVRTKILAMLQVVRARFSRNEDILVRRLRPRSHFGPHSLNRSGAILRKGTFRFKGNLFFRDIDGRSCPNNEDYEARCHTEMFPTDFDMHSRHVWTLLDKKNLIMGIKQQLLDHRAHSTNALPSGSLKRKPIERHLSTLVSLLASADSSFSIDWNQISTLDLEYRHSPYSCEAMWRVYLTPNLRRDNWSPEEDETLMAVANANRMQNWELIAASLDRRSDYQCFVRFHTALRFLMEPKNSHRWSDEDNDKLRAIVDRNTANSVINWKKVVEYFPDKSKSTLIGRYYYVLHPSISHEPFTTKEDMMLFAAVEEYNGKFHCFPRSLFPNRSLTQLRTRYHNVLAQRNKTDSWSVQDDRRLMGFVTQYGASQWLNCATFLGNHTRTSCRTRFLVIKKFLEQNPNANVEDLPRRRSKKVSSVNSDNWAQRLREWQDDPESLVNDERPKGTRVRRPKSKKAKIEPQAESFSRLTKVDKELCNFFKFGYNMTLSAPKTFPVPKDVYNFAYVIRALAYKPPIRPSLLQNIFMPNEVLKCYNSMIRNLPDEEGDLKSPLLPPNWSTMMGFRALCILSGDCRKKEAEARSFEYNESLPPIQLFRKRLRALFYRTTLLSRLESQFFTDLPSALVSLPRPKPDYAKLGTHVDLIDPEPATQNDLKSEPLSEDEVINTVKQEVEMEYIVS, encoded by the exons ATGGACGATGTCGATGATCTGCGGAtaagccagcagcagcttttgGAGGAGATTTCGGCCCTCTTGCAGACCACAACGGAGCCGAGCGCCGCCAATGCACTGCAACTGAATCAGGAGCTCCAGCGCCGGCTCATGCAAGTGCGGACCAAAATTCTGGCCATGTTACAAGTAGTAAGGGCCCGCTTCTCCCGGAACGAGGACATCCTGGTGCGCCGGCTGCGACCTCGTTCCCATTTCGGCCCGCATTCCCTCAATCGTAGCGGGGCGATCTTGAGAAAGGGCACGTTTCGCTTCAAGGGTAACCTGTTTTTCCGAGACATCGATGGCCGAAGCTGTCCTAACAACGAGGATTACGAGGCGCGGTGCCACACGGAGATGTTTCCCACCGACTTTGACATGCACTCCAGGCACGTATGGACATTGCTggacaaaaaaaatttgataatGGGTATAAAACAACAG TTACTGGACCATAGGGCCCACAGTACGAATGCGTTGCCCAGCGGTAGTCTGAAGCGCAAGCCAATCGAGCGGCACTTAAGCACCCTGGTAAGTCTGCTGGCATCTGCGGATAGTAGCTTTAGCATCGACTGGAACCAGATCAGCACCCTGGACTTGGAATATCGGCACTCTCCGTATAGCTGCGAGGCAATGTGGAGGGTCTACTTAACACCAAATCTCAGGCGAGACAATTGGTCACCCGAGGAGGACGAAACTTTGATGGCGGTGGCCAATGCAAACAGGATGCAGAACTGGGAGCTGATAGCCGCGTCGCTAGACCGACGTTCTGACTATCAGTGCTTCGTACGCTTTCATACCGCCCTACGTTTTCTGATGGAGCCAAAGAACAGCCACCGCTGGAGCGATGAGGACAACGATAAATTACGGGCGATCGTTGATAGGAATACGGCAAACAGCGTAATTAACTGGAAAAAAGTCGTGGAGTACTTCCCGGATAAGTCCAAATCGACGCTGATTGGTCGTTACTACTACGTGTTACATCCTAGCATCAGTCACG AACCCTTCACTACCAAGGAGGACATGATGCTGTTCGCCGCCGTTGAAGAGTACAATGGAAAGTTTCACTGTTTTCCACGTTCTCTTTTCCCAAACCGGTCGTTAACCCAACTCCGAACTCGCTACCACAATGTACTGGCACAGCGCAACAAGACCGACTCCTGGTCCGTTCAGGACGACAGACGGCTGATGGGCTTCGTAACGCAATACGGGGCTTCCCAGTGGCTGAACTGTGCCACGTTCTTGGGCAATCACACGCGGACCAGCTGTCGAACGCGCTTTCTGGTCATCAAGAAATTCCTTGAACAAAATCCCAATGCAAATGTAGAAGACCTGCCACGCCGCCGATCGAAAAAGGTGTCCTCGGTTAACTCTGATAATTGGGCGCAGCGTTTGCGAGAGTGGCAAGATGACCCTGAGTCATTAGTTAATGACGAGCGCCCGAAAGGAACTCGGGTGCGAAGACCCAAGTCGAAGAAGGCTAAGATCGAGCCACAGGCAGAGAGTTTCTCAAGACTTACGAAAGTTGATAAAGAGCTGTGCAACTTCTTTAAGTTTGGTTACAATATGACGCTGAGCGCtccaaaaacttttccagtTCCAAAAGACGTTTATAACTTTGCCTACGTGATCAGAGCTCTTGCATATAAGCCACCAATTCGACCATCGCTCttacaaaacatatttatgccAAATGAAGTGCTTAAGTGCTATAACAGCATGATCCGAAACCTTCCGGACGAGGAAGGTGATTTGAAGAGCCCACTTTTGCCACCCAACTGGTCAACGATGATGGGGTTTCGGGCCTTATGCATACTCTCCGGAGATTGTCGCAAGAAGGAGGCGGAAGCACGTAGCTTCGAATATAATGAATCTTTACCACCCATCCAGCTTTTCCGCAAGCGGTTGCGAGCTCTTTTCTATCGCACCACTCTTCTCAGCCGCTTGGAATCACAATTCTTTACCGACTTACCATCAGCATTAGTTTCTTTACCACGCCCCAAACCCGATTATGCAAAACTGGGTACACATGTTGACTTAATCGATCCAGAGCCGGCAACACAGAATGATCTAAAATCCGAGCCGCTTAGCGAGGATGAAGTGATAAATACAGTCAAGcaggaagtggaaatggaatatATAGTTTCATAG